A part of Spodoptera frugiperda isolate SF20-4 chromosome 25, AGI-APGP_CSIRO_Sfru_2.0, whole genome shotgun sequence genomic DNA contains:
- the LOC118261919 gene encoding carnitine O-palmitoyltransferase 1, liver isoform, protein MAEAHSAVAFSFAITHDGWDVNFDREVLYLVWESGIRSWKKRLARFRNSVHNGVYPGHLQSLYVLWTLLAAAHFAGFSVPFGLVQKALSVLPGNSTMWQVIACLLAALSMWLSVIFLMRYLLKLLLMYKGWMYESRAPGSKISVKTMLWISVVKVLSGWNKPKLYSFQGSLPRLPLPAVKDTMKRYLISVRPLLDDENYKRVERLSKEFEETIAVKLQRYLVLKSWWSSNYVSDWWEEYVYLRGRSPLMVNSNFYGTDAILLRPTNIQAARAGVIIHLCLKFRRLIDRQELEPIMLQNMVPLCSWQYERLFNTVRVPGIERDKIVHYQDSTHITVYHKGRYYKVLVYSRGRLLKPAEIQIQIQQILDDKSEPVVGEERVAALTAGERSHWAHIRQTMFNRGHNRTSLHCIERAAFNVCLDDLEYGYDEKDPSKLDEFGRVLLHGKGHDRWFDKSFNLCFSKNGFVGFNSEHTWADAPVMGHLWEYVIWCELEVGYGPDGNTLGTVDSPPPAPIRLQWDLGNEDLLKSIDISYNVAQKLLNDVDLRILMYTKYGKGFMKSCRVSPDAFIQLILQLSYYRDAGRFCLTYEASMTRLFREGRTETVRSCTIESSEWVKSMENPNATIQERMDLFVKASHRHQLGYQDAMAGRGIDRHLFCLYVVSKYLELESPFLQEVFNEPWRLSTSQTPHGQTSMLDLKKHPKCVSAGGGFGPVADDGYGVSYIIVGEDLLFFHVSSKKSCPITSSSNFVKQIERSLKDVQDLFNEYKKLKNGIKNNK, encoded by the exons ATGGCTGAAGCGCACTCAGCCGTTGCGTTTTCGTTCGCGATCACTCATGACGGGTGGGATGTAAATTTTGATCGCGAAGTACTTTATCTGGTCTGGGAATCGGGTATACGATCTTGGAAGAAACGTCTAGCTCGCTTCAGA AATAGTGTACACAATGGCGTTTACCCGGGACATCTACAGTCCCTCTATGTGTTGTGGACACTACTTGCGGCTGCGCATTTCGCGGGATTTAGTGTACCATTTGGATTAGTACAAAAAGCGTTATCTGTTTTACCTGG CAACTCCACGATGTGGCAGGTCATCGCTTGTTTATTGGCAGCTCTTTCCATGTGGCTTAGTGTGATATTTCTCATGAGATACCTTCTCAAACTGCTATTAATGTACAAG GGTTGGATGTATGAATCTCGCGCCCCAGGATCGAAGATTTCGGTGAAAACGATGCTGTGGATTAGTGTGGTTAAAGTATTATCCGGGTGGAACAAACCCAAATTGTATAGCTTTCAAGGATCGTTACCAAGACTACCGCTACCTGCTGTTAAAGATACTATGAAACGG TACCTGATTAGCGTTCGTCCCCTATTGGACGATGAGAACTATAAGAGAGTAGAAAGATTATCTAAGGAATTTGAAGAAACTATTGCTGTAAAACTACAAAGATATTTGGTGCTAAAGTCATG GTGGTCCAGCAACTACGTCTCCGATTGGTGGGAGGAGTACGTATACCTGCGCGGTCGCTCGCCTCTCATGGTCAACTCAAACTTCTACGGAACTGACGCCATTTTATTAAGACCGACTAACATTCAAGCTGCAAGGGCTGGTGTCATCATCCATTTGTGCCTCAAGTTCAGGAGACTCATCGATAGACAGGAACTTGAGCCG ATTATGCTACAGAACATGGTGCCTCTATGCTCGTGGCAATACGAACGGTTATTCAATACAGTCCGTGTCCCTGGGATTGAACGCGACAAGATCGTGCATTATCAGGATTCGACCCACATCACCGTTTACCATAAAGGGAGATACTACAAAGTGCTCGTGTATTCAAGAGGACGTCTGTTGAAACCAGCTGAAATTCAAAT acAAATACAACAAATCTTGGATGACAAATCGGAACCTGTCGTGGGAGAGGAGCGGGTGGCGGCGCTGACGGCAGGCGAGCGCTCGCACTGGGCACACATCAGGCAGACTATGTTCAACAGAGGACATAACCGCACCTCCTTGCACTGCATCGAGCGAGCCGCCTTCAACGTATGCTTAG ATGACCTTGAGTACGGTTATGATGAAAAAGATCCCTCGAAACTGGACGAGTTCGGCCGAGTACTGCTACACGGAAAGGGCCACGACCGATGGTTCGACAAGTCATTCAACTTATGCTTCAGTAAAAACGGtttc gTTGGATTTAACTCCGAACACACATG GGCAGACGCACCTGTTATGGGCCACTTATGGGAATACGTGATTTGGTGTGAATTAGAAGTTGG GTACGGACCTGACGGCAACACGCTGGGAACGGTCGACTCTCCTCCACCGGCTCCAATCCGTTTACAATGGGACCTTGGCAATGAAGACCTGCTCAAGAGCATTGACATTTCCTACAACGTAGCTCAGAAACTATTGAACGATGTTGACTTAAGAATATTGATGTACACTAAATATGGAAAAG GTTTCATGAAGAGCTGCCGTGTGTCTCCGGACGCTTTCATCCAGTTAATCCTTCAGCTGTCGTACTACCGCGACGCTGGCCGGTTCTGCTTGACATACGAAGCATCCATGACTCGCTTGTTCCGTGAGGGCCGCACAGAAACCGTGCGCTCCTGTACCATCGAAAGCTCTGAATGGGTCAAGTCTATGGAGAACCCTAATGCCACG ATTCAAGAGCGAATGGATCTGTTCGTTAAGGCTAGCCACCGCCATCAACTGGGCTACCAAGACGCCATGGCGGGCAGAGGCATCGACCGTCATCTCTTCTGTCTCTATGTCGTCTCGAAATATCTCGAACTTGAGTCACCCTTCCTGCAAGAGGTCTTCAATGAACCGTGGCGACTGTCCACTAGTCAAACGCCTCACG GTCAAACATCAATGTTGGATTTAAAGAAACACCCGAAGTGTGTGAGCGCTGGTGGTGGTTTTGGTCCTGTAGCAGATGACGGCTATGGAGTCTCCTACATCATTGTCGGAGAAGACCTGCTTTTCTTCCATGTTTCAAGCAAGAAGAGCTGCCCAATCACG agcTCATCGAACTTCGTGAAGCAAATCGAGCGATCTTTGAAAGATGTTCAAGACTTGTTTAATGAATACAAAAAACTCAAAAACGGAATCAAGAATAAcaagtag
- the LOC118266623 gene encoding uncharacterized protein LOC118266623 — protein sequence MIVSMPLLKFKDKVTIFFVVILVLGSIYFYLNHLQQSYDSVQWSGERCLSELTSIKYQLNVVTEYKNRIDKLLTETQKAHDMEKERFKDVMDSCVAMKQQSTICQSQFEDLQIECKKVREDYNKAIKELEKLKSAG from the exons atgATCGTATCAATGCCGCTACTAAAATTTAAAGACAAagttactatattttttgttgttattctTGTTCTtggaagtatttatttttatttaaaccattTACAACAAAGTTATGACAGCGTGCAATGGTCTGGCGAGCGATGTTTATCTGAGCTGACAtctattaaatatcaattaaatg TTGTAACGGAGTATAAGAACCGCATTGATAAGTTGCTGACGGAGACACAGAAAGCTCATGACATGGAAAAGGAAAGATTCAAAGATGTTATGGACAGCTGTGTAGCCATGAAACAACAGAGTACAATATGCCAG AGTCAATTTGAAGATCTACAAATTGAATGCAAAAAAGTGAGAGAGGATTACAACAAGGCAATCAAGGAATTAGAAAAACTGAAATCGGCTGGTTAG
- the LOC118265095 gene encoding uncharacterized protein LOC118265095: MFLLFYLFVFHIFLSWNPCNSQYVGYSITRLREKIINMVRELILDAMVKMGQIECFKKELEGETAFKLGHLQYEVKDRVRRILIIYRHTERLNKKNLKERMCITEMVDVDNLYHDAITFIDMMKDLMGVENIAPGKPVFRSGDTQQVWKQVVENQESDPVPPTAPPPPPTTPSGKRSNGAWNYAPEPDSDLFK, encoded by the exons ATGTTTCTGTTGTTctacttgtttgtttttcacatttttt TATCATGGAATCCATGTAATTCTCAATACGTAGGTTACTCAATAACTAGACTTAGagaaaaaatcataaatatggTGCGGGAACTTATACTTGATGCCATGGTTAAAATGGGCCAGATTGAATGTTTTAAGAAAGAACTTGAAGGCGAAACTGCTTTTAAACTGGGACATCTTCAATATGAAGTTAAGGACAGAGTAAgaagaatattaataatatacagGCATACAGAACgcttaaataagaaaaatttaaaagaaagaatG TGTATCACAGAAATGGTTGATGTGGATAATTTGTATCACGATGCGATTACTTTCATTGATATGATGAAAGACCTTATGGGGGTAGAAAATATCGCACCGGGCAAACCGGTATTTCGATCAGGTGATACGCAGCAAGTGTGGAAACAAGTGGTGGAGAATCAGGAAAGCGACCCTGTACCACCTACAGCACCTCCGCCTCCTCCGACGACACCTTCAGGAAAACGAAGTAATGGTGCTTGGAATTATGCTCCGGAGCCTGATAGTGACTTATTCAAGTAA